From Deinococcota bacterium, one genomic window encodes:
- a CDS encoding DUF3999 domain-containing protein codes for MKRRPARALPSSPLPSLSLAARPWPGGVRRLWLAALRVAVLCLGVLSLAGQAQPASSPDDFARGMRIDILSDAPLQSVPLPAEVYQGVTQEGLRDLRVFNAAGQVVPHVVVSATEIDVPAPRLERVPAYSLATQEDAVEAEQPPAAATPPAADTDEDPGLEGVLGLDDPDPGPASYLIDASAVDGEISGLRLFWDESASFMSVIAVESSDDLLSWEPWSEPVTVAGLRGQEVVLTRNEIGLPARRASYIRLIHSGGSPLPLPALTHAEVELDTGVDEGARQWWRPGLVSSEGNLHTFELAAWVTVDSMRLVMPAGNALAEVTLASATGPNRGWQERFAGLFYRLEGAQTDQTASFVPVSDRYWRLALSGLRLEEVTLELGQIPERLVFLARGEGPYTLAYGSALVGEEEVRLSSLSDLRPLRDGDIEIVAASLGAPFELGGESRLVAPGAVRLQFTIFIAALLAVLMVTLIFLRRRLERRRSEPATQ; via the coding sequence ATGAAGCGCCGTCCTGCTCGAGCCTTGCCCTCGTCCCCTCTCCCGTCCCTGTCCCTGGCAGCCAGACCCTGGCCGGGTGGCGTGCGCCGTCTGTGGCTAGCCGCGCTACGGGTAGCCGTTCTCTGTCTGGGCGTCCTCTCGCTGGCCGGCCAGGCGCAGCCGGCGTCCAGTCCGGACGACTTTGCCCGGGGCATGCGGATCGACATCCTCAGCGACGCGCCCCTGCAGAGCGTGCCCCTGCCGGCGGAGGTCTACCAGGGGGTCACCCAGGAGGGCTTGCGGGACCTGCGCGTCTTCAACGCGGCCGGGCAGGTGGTCCCGCACGTGGTGGTCAGCGCGACCGAGATCGATGTGCCCGCGCCCCGCTTGGAGCGCGTGCCGGCCTATTCGCTCGCGACCCAAGAGGATGCGGTAGAGGCTGAACAACCGCCCGCCGCCGCGACGCCGCCCGCGGCCGACACGGACGAGGACCCTGGTTTGGAGGGCGTGCTCGGCCTGGACGACCCCGACCCCGGCCCGGCCAGCTACCTCATCGACGCCTCGGCGGTGGACGGCGAGATCAGCGGGCTGAGGCTCTTCTGGGACGAGTCCGCCTCCTTTATGAGCGTGATCGCGGTCGAGTCGAGCGACGACCTGCTGAGCTGGGAACCCTGGAGCGAGCCGGTGACGGTGGCCGGGCTGCGCGGCCAGGAGGTGGTCTTGACCCGCAACGAGATCGGCCTGCCGGCGCGGCGGGCGAGCTATATCCGCCTCATCCACAGCGGGGGCAGCCCGCTGCCGTTGCCGGCGCTGACCCACGCCGAGGTCGAGCTCGACACCGGGGTGGACGAAGGGGCGCGGCAGTGGTGGCGCCCCGGGCTCGTCTCGAGCGAGGGCAACCTCCACACCTTCGAATTGGCCGCCTGGGTGACCGTCGACAGCATGCGCCTCGTCATGCCGGCCGGAAACGCGCTCGCCGAGGTTACCCTGGCCTCGGCCACGGGGCCCAACCGCGGCTGGCAGGAGCGCTTCGCGGGGCTCTTCTACAGGCTCGAAGGGGCGCAGACCGACCAAACCGCGAGCTTCGTGCCGGTGAGCGACCGCTACTGGCGTCTGGCGCTGTCGGGCCTGCGCCTGGAGGAGGTGACCTTGGAGCTCGGCCAGATTCCCGAGCGGCTCGTCTTCCTGGCGCGGGGCGAGGGACCCTACACCCTGGCCTACGGCAGCGCCCTGGTGGGCGAGGAGGAGGTGCGGCTGAGCAGCTTGAGTGACCTGCGCCCGCTCCGAGACGGAGACATCGAGATCGTAGCCGCCAGCCTCGGCGCGCCCTTCGAGCTGGGCGGCGAGAGCAGGCTGGTCGCGCCGGGAGCGGTGCGGCTGCAGTTCACCATCTTCATCGCCGCACTGCTCGCCGTGCTCATGGTGACGCTCATCTTCTTGAGGCGCAGGCTCGAGCGGCGGCGCAGCGAGCCCGCCACCCAGTAG